One part of the Polycyclovorans algicola TG408 genome encodes these proteins:
- a CDS encoding SDR family NAD(P)-dependent oxidoreductase, producing the protein MNRLQGKTAIITGAARGMGAATAELFVAEGARVIIADVLTAEGEALAKTLGGNARFVQHDVTDEASWQRVLQAGIDLGGAVDVLVNNAGVLMFKTLQQTEKSDFERVLSVNLTGSFLGVRSIGAHMLERGRGSIVNISSVDGMKAANGLGAYCSSKWGIRGLTKVAAMEYGHKGVRVNSVHPGGVDTAMGNPYAEDKAAVNQRYQMVPMQRVGEPNEVAQTSLFLASDESSYLCGAEITVDGGMTTGFYYVGFPGAPGVE; encoded by the coding sequence TTGAACCGTCTACAGGGCAAGACCGCGATCATCACCGGCGCCGCGCGCGGCATGGGCGCTGCCACCGCCGAGCTGTTCGTCGCCGAAGGCGCGAGGGTGATCATCGCCGACGTGCTCACCGCCGAAGGTGAAGCGCTCGCCAAAACGCTCGGCGGCAACGCACGCTTTGTTCAGCACGATGTCACCGACGAAGCCAGTTGGCAGCGCGTGCTGCAGGCGGGCATCGACCTCGGCGGCGCGGTGGATGTGCTGGTCAACAACGCCGGCGTGCTGATGTTCAAGACGCTGCAACAGACCGAGAAATCTGACTTTGAACGCGTGCTGTCGGTCAACCTCACCGGCAGCTTTCTGGGGGTTCGCAGCATTGGCGCCCACATGCTGGAGCGGGGGCGCGGCAGCATCGTCAACATTTCGTCGGTGGACGGCATGAAGGCCGCCAACGGCCTCGGCGCTTATTGCAGCAGCAAGTGGGGTATTCGCGGCCTCACCAAGGTCGCGGCCATGGAATACGGCCACAAGGGCGTGCGCGTGAACTCGGTGCATCCGGGCGGCGTCGACACCGCCATGGGCAACCCCTACGCCGAAGACAAGGCGGCGGTGAACCAGCGCTACCAGATGGTGCCGATGCAGCGCGTCGGTGAGCCCAATGAAGTGGCGCAAACCTCACTGTTCCTCGCCAGCGATGAGTCGTCGTATCTGTGCGGGGCCGAAATCACTGTGGATGGCGGCATGACCACGGGGTTTTATTACGTG
- a CDS encoding 2Fe-2S iron-sulfur cluster-binding protein → MADVLVTLRDGRQCSLDAADGELLMEVLRNGEAGVDGTCGGACSCGTCHVYIADEWAARLPAKSEDEAMMLEALADFVELKPTSRLACQIPLTAEFKGIAVTIAPQVE, encoded by the coding sequence ATGGCCGACGTGCTCGTCACCCTGCGTGACGGTCGTCAGTGCAGCCTTGACGCTGCCGACGGCGAATTACTGATGGAAGTGCTGCGCAACGGCGAGGCAGGGGTCGACGGCACCTGTGGCGGTGCTTGCTCGTGCGGCACCTGCCACGTGTACATCGCCGACGAATGGGCGGCGCGCCTGCCGGCCAAGAGCGAAGACGAAGCGATGATGCTGGAAGCACTGGCTGATTTTGTTGAACTGAAACCCACCTCGCGACTGGCCTGCCAGATTCCGCTCACCGCTGAGTTCAAAGGCATTGCCGTCACCATTGCCCCACAGGTGGAGTGA
- a CDS encoding BrnT family toxin, with amino-acid sequence MLAPHIADRATARSVVSQTVASRDPCGLISLCEVLGMQFFVTTHSSSEDRDIMLGMSSGARLLIVCHCERANGEVVRIISARKAIRNEARYYPGDSHKG; translated from the coding sequence ATGCTCGCTCCTCACATCGCAGATCGGGCCACGGCCCGGAGTGTTGTGAGTCAAACAGTAGCCAGCCGCGACCCATGCGGCCTCATCAGTTTGTGTGAAGTGCTGGGTATGCAGTTCTTTGTTACGACACACTCATCGTCCGAGGATCGCGACATCATGTTGGGCATGAGTTCAGGCGCCCGACTGCTCATCGTGTGCCACTGCGAGCGCGCTAATGGCGAGGTCGTTCGCATCATCTCGGCCCGCAAGGCGATAAGGAACGAAGCACGTTATTACCCCGGTGATTCACATAAAGGCTGA
- a CDS encoding IS5 family transposase, translating to MKQLSLASGFEVSSKRTRKRVFLEEMDQVVPWRELVALIEPHYWGKASTGRPPFPCELMLRIHFLQQWFGHSDPAMEESLHDVPLYREFIGIDPGADRLPDESTILRFRHLLEQHKLAPAMLQLINELLRTRGLMLKAGTAIDATLIHAPSSTKNSSGERDPEMHQTKKGNQWFFGMKAHIGVDADSGLVHAVAGTAANVHDLTPVDELLHGDEEHVHTDAGYQGIDKREELKHHTVEWQVAMRPGKRRALPDTPMGKLISEIEKTKARIRAKVEHPFRVIKRQFGYTKVRYRGLAKNTAQLQTLFALSNLWMVRRRLMVAG from the coding sequence ATGAAGCAGTTGAGCCTTGCGTCTGGGTTTGAAGTGTCCTCTAAACGCACGCGCAAGCGGGTGTTTCTTGAAGAGATGGACCAGGTGGTGCCCTGGCGCGAGCTGGTAGCGCTGATTGAGCCCCACTACTGGGGTAAAGCCTCGACGGGTCGCCCACCGTTTCCCTGCGAGCTGATGCTGCGAATTCACTTCCTGCAACAGTGGTTCGGGCACTCCGATCCCGCCATGGAAGAATCCCTTCACGATGTGCCGCTGTATCGCGAGTTCATTGGTATTGATCCCGGAGCCGATCGTCTACCCGACGAGAGCACCATCCTGCGCTTCCGGCATTTGCTCGAACAGCACAAGCTGGCCCCCGCCATGCTGCAACTGATCAATGAACTGCTGCGCACACGGGGGCTGATGCTCAAAGCCGGTACCGCCATTGACGCCACCCTGATCCACGCCCCCAGTTCGACCAAGAACAGCAGCGGCGAGCGCGATCCGGAAATGCACCAAACGAAGAAAGGGAATCAGTGGTTCTTTGGTATGAAAGCCCACATCGGTGTGGATGCTGACTCCGGGCTGGTGCACGCCGTTGCGGGTACTGCTGCCAACGTCCATGACCTGACGCCGGTCGACGAGCTGCTGCATGGAGATGAAGAGCATGTGCACACCGACGCGGGCTACCAGGGCATCGACAAGCGCGAAGAACTCAAGCACCACACCGTTGAGTGGCAGGTCGCGATGCGCCCCGGCAAGCGCCGGGCATTGCCCGACACACCGATGGGCAAACTGATCAGCGAAATTGAAAAAACCAAGGCGCGCATTCGCGCCAAGGTCGAACATCCTTTCCGGGTGATCAAGCGCCAGTTTGGCTACACCAAGGTTCGCTACCGGGGATTGGCCAAGAACACTGCCCAATTGCAAACCCTGTTTGCCCTTTCCAACCTGTGGATGGTGAGGCGACGACTGATGGTTGCGGGATAG
- a CDS encoding SDR family NAD(P)-dependent oxidoreductase has product MSQPLKNVVAVVTGASRGAGKGIAIALGREGATVYVTGRSLKEGDAALPGTIAATADAVTQAGGTGIAVACDHANDADVKALFERVAAEQGRVDILVNNATFLHDELINKGGFWEKPVELVDILDVGLRSAYVASWYAAPLMVKQGNGLIAFTSSFGASCYMHGPAYGAQKVGVDKFAKDMAVDLRAHNVAAVSLWMGMLRTDRTKRVMDSEPEKYAGFWDMAETPDFTGHLISALYRDPKRAEKSGQVLISAELATEYGIDDEGRQPPSHRPMLGGPTQAHPAVVE; this is encoded by the coding sequence ATGAGTCAGCCGTTGAAGAACGTTGTCGCCGTAGTCACCGGCGCGTCACGCGGGGCGGGCAAGGGCATTGCCATCGCGCTGGGACGTGAGGGCGCGACCGTGTACGTGACCGGGCGCAGCCTGAAGGAAGGGGATGCGGCGCTGCCTGGGACGATTGCCGCCACCGCCGATGCGGTGACGCAAGCCGGCGGCACCGGCATCGCGGTGGCCTGTGACCATGCCAACGACGCCGACGTGAAAGCGCTGTTCGAGCGCGTGGCCGCCGAGCAGGGGCGGGTGGACATCCTCGTCAACAACGCGACCTTTCTACACGACGAGTTGATCAACAAGGGCGGCTTCTGGGAGAAGCCTGTCGAGCTGGTCGATATTCTCGATGTGGGATTGCGCTCGGCCTATGTGGCGAGCTGGTACGCCGCGCCGCTGATGGTGAAGCAGGGCAATGGGCTGATCGCCTTTACCTCCAGCTTTGGTGCCAGTTGCTACATGCACGGCCCGGCCTACGGCGCGCAAAAGGTGGGCGTGGACAAATTTGCCAAGGACATGGCGGTGGACCTGCGCGCCCACAATGTGGCGGCGGTGTCGCTGTGGATGGGCATGTTGCGCACCGACCGCACCAAGCGGGTGATGGACAGCGAGCCCGAGAAGTACGCAGGGTTCTGGGACATGGCCGAAACACCGGATTTCACGGGGCACCTAATCTCGGCCCTGTATCGCGATCCCAAACGCGCAGAAAAATCGGGACAGGTGCTGATCTCGGCCGAACTGGCCACCGAGTACGGCATCGATGACGAGGGTCGCCAACCGCCGTCGCACCGACCGATGCTGGGCGGGCCGACGCAGGCGCACCCCGCTGTTGTCGAATAA
- a CDS encoding aromatic ring-hydroxylating oxygenase subunit alpha — MGEMKLEALLGAQDLERCPFPIPSGWFFVDYAESLNAGEMRNVFVFGQEWVLFRTESGKPGMSDPYCPHLGAHMGHGGKVCGEHLRCPFHHWEYDTEGWCKNIPYAKVTPPIIKKQAILRTLPMQEKYGMLWAWYHPEAQPPAWDLPYVPEMEDPTGYAGSRRGSWTADTCIQEIAENGVDVAHLKFLHGAPMIPPVEARYDGHRNFLDIGKGYIVGEGFGPGINVMRFTQEGVTATMFSYTTPISHEKSQMNMSFRHVDYDEGTKELIVSKKIIDHMIGAAEGEESAGFESVDFIVWNNKKYRPNPLLCDGDGPVLQFRKWFKQFYPEKDQAKV, encoded by the coding sequence ATGGGCGAAATGAAACTCGAAGCGCTGTTAGGTGCGCAGGACCTGGAACGCTGCCCGTTCCCGATTCCGTCCGGCTGGTTCTTTGTCGACTACGCCGAGTCGTTGAACGCCGGCGAGATGCGCAACGTGTTCGTGTTTGGCCAGGAATGGGTGCTGTTCCGCACCGAGTCCGGCAAGCCGGGCATGAGCGATCCGTACTGCCCGCACCTGGGCGCCCACATGGGCCACGGCGGCAAGGTCTGCGGTGAGCATCTGCGCTGCCCGTTCCACCATTGGGAATACGACACCGAAGGCTGGTGCAAGAACATTCCCTACGCCAAGGTGACGCCGCCCATCATCAAGAAACAGGCCATTCTGCGTACCCTGCCGATGCAGGAAAAGTACGGCATGTTGTGGGCGTGGTATCACCCTGAAGCGCAGCCACCGGCATGGGATTTGCCCTATGTGCCCGAGATGGAAGACCCCACCGGTTACGCCGGATCGCGGCGCGGTTCATGGACGGCTGACACCTGCATTCAGGAAATTGCCGAGAACGGTGTTGACGTCGCGCACCTGAAGTTTTTGCACGGCGCGCCGATGATTCCGCCAGTGGAAGCGCGCTATGACGGTCATCGCAACTTCCTCGACATCGGCAAGGGCTACATCGTCGGCGAGGGCTTCGGCCCCGGCATCAATGTCATGCGTTTCACGCAGGAAGGCGTCACCGCCACGATGTTCTCGTACACGACGCCCATCAGCCATGAAAAATCGCAGATGAACATGTCGTTCCGCCACGTGGATTACGACGAAGGCACGAAGGAACTCATTGTCTCGAAGAAGATCATCGACCACATGATTGGTGCCGCCGAAGGCGAAGAAAGCGCCGGCTTCGAGAGCGTCGATTTCATCGTCTGGAACAACAAGAAATACCGGCCCAACCCGCTGCTTTGCGACGGTGACGGCCCGGTGCTTCAGTTCCGCAAATGGTTCAAGCAGTTCTACCCCGAGAAAGACCAAGCCAAGGTTTGA
- a CDS encoding BrnA antitoxin family protein produces MKAEYDFSKMKARKNPYASKLKKPVTMRLSEDVVAYFKNMAEETGVPYQSLINLYLRDCLAQNRRLQIKWPSAA; encoded by the coding sequence ATAAAGGCTGAGTACGATTTCTCAAAAATGAAGGCCCGCAAGAATCCTTACGCATCGAAGCTCAAGAAGCCGGTGACGATGAGGCTCTCGGAAGACGTGGTGGCCTATTTCAAAAACATGGCCGAAGAGACCGGGGTGCCTTACCAAAGCCTGATCAACCTGTACCTGCGTGATTGCCTGGCGCAGAACAGGCGCTTGCAGATCAAGTGGCCAAGTGCAGCTTGA